From the genome of Chiloscyllium plagiosum isolate BGI_BamShark_2017 chromosome 13, ASM401019v2, whole genome shotgun sequence:
cctggactcgaaatgttaactctgtttctctctccacggatgctgccagatctgctgagttactccagcacttactgtttccagaattaaaaaggaaagcaaatgttTGCTCATGCAAATTAAAAATTCTAGATTTATCTGGCTGGTATTATCgccagactgttaatccaaagaccacTTCAAcgcctcctcccactccaccaaggacatgcaagtcctgggcctcctccactgccaaatccaagctacctgatgcctggaggaagaacgcctcatcttccactttggaacactccaaccacatggcatcaacgtcaatttcaccagtttccttatctcgcAACAAAGTGCCATCAAAGAAATGAAGACAGAGAGACCTCCTCTCATGTAAGttggcaccagaaatgacaacaaCAGGAACAGCCCTGCTGACCCTGCAAaggcctccttcctaacatctggggGCGAGTGCCAAAACTGGGAAAGCTGTACGGTCACGGTCTAGTCAAGCATCAGTCTAATACagtcatattcatggaatcatagctTCCAGACAATGTTCCAGGCACCAGCATCACCATCTCTggttatgtcctgtcccaccagcagaacAGACCTAACAGAGATGGGTGACACCATGGAGGaggttgccctgggagtcctgaACTCCAGACCCGATGTAGTCTCATGACTTCAGATTAAGTGTAAGTTAGGAAACTGTCCTCCCTGAGCTGATGAATCGGTGCTCTTCTTTATCAAACAACACTTGGAGTGTGGCAAGAGCACAAAATgtgctctgggtgggggatttcaatgtccaccaccaagagtggctcagcagcagtactactgaccgagctggtcaggtcctaatgGACAGAGCTGTCAGAGTCggtctgcagcaagtggtgagcAAACCAATAAGAATCAAAAACAGACTGAACTTCATCCTCAATAATCTGCAAGCTGCacgtgcatctgtccatgacagtatcggtaagcgttaccactgcacagtccttgtggagacaaagtcccaccttctcatCGAGAATACCCTCTATTGTGTTatatggcactatcactgtgctaaatgggaatGACTTCGAACTGATCTAACAACTGAAGGCTGAGAATCCATGAGGCACTATGGGCCAtctgcagcagcagaattatactccagtacaatctgcaacctcatggcctggcatatcccccactcagtcATTACCATCCAGCCAGGGGATCACCCTGGtgcaatggagagtgcaggagagcaggCCAGGGGCAGCACCAGATATACTtgaaaatgaggtatcaacctggtgaagctgccaAACAGGATGACGTNNNNNNNNNNNNNNNNNNNNNNNNNNNNNNNNNNNNNNNNNNNNNNNNNNNNNNNNNNNNNNNNNNNNNNNNNNNNNNNNNNNNNNNNNNNNNNNNNNNNNNNNNNNNNNNNNNNNNNNNNNNNNNNNNNNNNNNNNNNNNNNNNNNNNNNNNNNNNNNNNNNNNNNNNNNNNNNNNNNNNNNNNNNNNNNNNNNNNNNNNNNNNNNNNNNNNNNNNNNNNNNNNNNNNNNNNNNNNNNNNNNNNNNNNNNNNNNNNNNNNNNNNNNNNNNNNNNNNNNNNNNNNNNNNNNNNNNNNNNNNNNNNNNNNNNNNNNNNNNNNNNNNNNNNNNNNNNNNNNNNNNNNNNNNNNNNNNNNNNNNNNNNNNNNNNNNNNNNNNNNNNNNNNNNNNNNNNNNNNNNNNNNNNNNNNNNNNNNNNNNNNNNNNNNNNNNNNNNNNNNNNNNNNNNNNNNNNNNNNNNNNNNNNNNNNNNNNNNNNNNNNNNNNNNNNNNNNNNNNNTGTAAATagctgttaattaattattctctgttatactttaagaagtaAAGCTGGTAATTTTTCTTAAACTAGCTCTTGCCCTATCGAATGTTCACAAATTATTGTACAGGAGaagtcttttctgtgttgcaagTTTTAAATTAGATAGGAGAGTTTACTTTGTATTGTAacaaaaggatattaataaactcgaaagagtgcaaaaaaggtttaccaggattggaaggtttgagaggTTAGATACACTGGGACTTTTTCCTTGAAgctgaggagactgaggggtcaccttataggagtctataaaatcatgagaggcataaataaggtagatagccaTCAGCCTTTCCCTGTGGTTTGGGAGTCTAAAACAAGAAGCCATTGATTTAAGGTGACAGAGGGTCCAGAGAGGCAACTTATCACACAGAGcttggtgagtgtctggaacaggctgacAGAGGTAGTGAAGGAAGTGAAACCAATTTTGtaatttaagaagcatttggacatgtacatggatgggataggtatggagggacacagaccaaatgcaggcaaatgggacaagattaattatGAAAACTGGACAACATGtataagttggatcgaagggcctttTCTCATGCTGTTGACCTCTGTGACACTGTGGCTCAGAGTGGGTGTGGCTCTCAGACTGACACTCCCCTCcattccacctccccccaccatccCAACCCAACCCTTTTCTATGTCCAATCTGACCACAAATGAGTGTAGACCAAGGGTACAGCGCACAACTGAAAGTTTGATTACATTGATCTTCCCATTAAGTGTCTTCTCCTGCAACTGAGAGAATTGCAGCCCAGTTGGGAATAGGCCATGAAGTGTTCTCATGGTAGTTATTAATTTGCCAATTTGAGGGGGTCAACTGAGTGGCAAAGATGAGCTTAGGCCTTACCTCCCAGATTGTCAGTGGTGGAGACGAGAGGTGATGGGTTTCTGATGCACCATAACCTTGTCTAATGGATGTTCCACCCATTAGCTCTGCCTGTCCctccactgatgctaccagacctgctgagtagttccagcattttctattattATTTCAATTTCCAGTGACTAATGCTTGGCATTTGACCTCATAATTGGTGTTGGCACAGGTATAGTTGTAAATAATATAAAGGGACTGTTCTATTTTCACGTTAATCATCCTTTCTTTTCATAGGAATCATCaaacaacaatcttcagtcatgATGAGGAGTCACAAAACATTCATAATTTTCCTTATTTCAGTAACTGTCATTGTCACCCACACTTTGTTAAATTCTTCTTTGAATAAAAGATACTTCAACTTACCTGATTTTAGAAAAAAGTGGCAAATCTATGCCGGCCAACTGAAATGGGTGCTATCTGGCCAGGTCTCCCCTGCAAACACAATGATTATGAAAGGCCCACACCCAACCACAGAGCCTGGAATTATTTTTTTACAGACCTCCACTGAACTAAACCCTTCCCCATTGGTCATGTGCAGCATCGAATCAGCAGCTAGACTAAACCCAAACAAACCTGTTTATTTCTTCATGAAAGCATTCACTGGGAACGTATCTGCGTATCGGGAACCTGAGTACAAAGGCATCCCTCTGCTTTCTTCATTCAAGAATGTCATCATCTTGCCCTTGAATCCTGAAGAATTGTTCAACAACACGCCCTTGGCTGGATGGTATGAGAAGGTAAGGAACTGTGTATGGTTAAACTTGCTTTTCGACATCAATCTGACAAATGAAACAATTAACTTTACTGACAAGCTGAATCCCAGTTTCGATGTGTATACAATGACAGATCGTGCTGAATTGGAAGTCCTGTGGGTTTTGGATTGAAGTTCAGTTTCGGGTCCAGACAAATCATTTGCAGAATCCGAAAGAAAACCGGAATTAGTTTCTTCTTCAAAATCAGAATTTATCTCAATTATTCAGTCTGcactttattcatttgtgaatgGGGATATTAATTTGGAAACTTCCCAGTGAATATTAATTCAATCCTTATCCAGCAAAACTTAGATTAACATTTTGCTTTGTGTTTCTTGCATGTTATTTTGAGAAAATGGGGATTGTCTGTAAATACCAGTTAATTTCACACCTGTACAATGTTGAAATGATTTCATGCATTTAAGCCCAGAGGGTGAGGCTTAGACTGGAGATGTCAAGAAACCATTCCCAGGAGGCTGGCAGCAGTTTTATTTGGTGACTTCACTAGTTAATCTCTGTTACAGAGCTGGAGGATAACCATGAACAAATCTTTTCTTTATCAGTTGAACACAGAGTCAAAGTCTGCAGTCAGTTCATGATTGAGAGAGGGCTTGAGACTCTGTCAGTTCAGTGAATACAAATTGGCAAAAACAAATACCATTTGGGTGCCAGATGTGGCTGCAAGAAACATTGCCTCTTGTACAATCAGAATTTCTATTTAACTCTGTCTGTAGAGACTGTTTCCCATCTGGCTATACCACAATGCAGTGACTTTCCCCATGATCTTCCTTGTGGAAGTTACCACTGCTATCTCCATTATTGATATCTTTCCCTGTAAAACCATCAGGATTATTTCGGACATCTCAGGAGGTTCCTGCTCTGCCTCCATTGAATTCCATCCCATTTGTCtggtttatctctcagcctcactCTTTCTCCCTGGGAACACAATGACCATGTCCTAAGATGAGCTCTGATGCCACTTCCCTTTCCCATGTAATATGGAGCATTTCCAACAGTTCCTCAAGCTTGGCAGGTTTACACCTGGAAGATGTTCACCTGGAGATAGCCCTCCTGCTGCGAGTGATACTGCGGATAGACGATTGACTCCAGACTCTCTCAGCTTCTGTAAATCTGACAAAACACTGGCTTCTTACCCCCTGCTGTAAAACGTGAGAGGCTTGGAAATGCAGCCAGGAGCAATTTCACACCATTGGCCGATccctaggatattgatagtaggggattcagcgatggtaacaccactgcatatcaagggatggtggttagattgtctcttattggagatggtcattggcaaacatttgtgtggtgtgaatgttgcttTCAACAAAagactgaatattgtccaggtcttgcagcTTTTGACCATGGATTTCTTCATTATCTGAGGTGTTATGAATTGTTCTGAACACAAtgcaatcattgatgaacatTCCCATTACTGACCTTATGATTTtgagaatgtcattgatgaagcagctgaaaatgcttGGGCCCAGGACATTACCCTGAAAAACTGCTAAAGAGTTGCCCTGGAACTGAGACAAGTGACTTcaaacaaccataaccatcttcctgtgttccAGGTATGACTCTGACCAGTGGGGAGGTAGGGGTGTagtccctgattcccattgatccCTGTTTTGGTTGGGTTCCTTGAGGCCACACTCAGTGGAATTCCACCTTGATGTCAGGGACTGTCACTCCCACTGCACCTCTGGAAATGAGCTCTGTTGTCCATGTTTCAAAAAAAGGGTgtgatgaagtcaggagctgagtgaccctggtggaacccaaactggctGTCACCGAGCAggatattgctgagcaggtactgttTAAtagcactgttactgacacctgCCATCATTTTGGAGACAGTGaagtctgcaaatgctggagatcagagttgagaatatgttgctggaaaagtacagcaggtcaggcaacatccgaggagcaagaaaatcgcgttttgggccagagcccttcatgaggaattttcctgctcctcggatgctgcctgacctacggtgcttttccagcaacacacctgACATCACTTTACTGAAGgtcgagaatagactgatggagtaggtttgaccaggttggatttgtcctgtttttgttAATGATcctacctgggcaattttccacattgtcaggtaaataccaatgttgcagctggactggacagCTTAGCTCAGGGAgcaacaaattctggagcacaggtcttcagtactattgtggGAATGTTGTCAGTGCCCATAACCATTACAGCATCCCGTACCTCCTGCTGCTTCttaatatcacgtggagtgaatcggaTTGGTTGAATATCTGTGAAGCAAGgggccactggaggaggccaaaatggatcatccCCTTGGAATTTCTGGTTGAATTTAGCTGAAGATCGCTGAAGTTTGTTTCAAATGCTTCAGTATTTTCTTTTACACTGAGTTGCTAGGCTCCTCCATCATTggggatagggatatttgtggaaccacctcctccagtgagttagaacatagaacatggacgaatacagcgcagtacaggcccttcggccctcgatgttgcgctgatccaagcccacctaacctacactagcccactatcctccatatgcctatccaatgcccgcttaaatgcccataatgagggagagtccaccactgctactggcagggcattccatgaactcacgactcgctgagtaaagaacctacccctaacatctgtcctatacctactgTCACTTagcttcagctagagggtggctCTCTGGGGCAAaaatgaaaatctcactgggaAAAATAGTTCTCATCTTTAATGTTACCAGTCTTGgaaaagaaatgaacaaaaatcaGCTGCTTTGGGAACTAAGAATAATTTTGGTTTGATATTGGAATATTGAaagtctggatgtaggtttgttcactgagctggaagattttgtttcagatgtttcatcaccatactaggtaacaccatcagtgagccaCCGTATGAAGCagtggtggtgtagcccactttctatttccaTGTTTGGGTATCCTTCGGTTGgtattgtcatttcctgtggtgacataatttcctatggtgaagttaattcctgttctttttctcaggaggtggtcaATGGGATCATGATGCCACGagttctgagtagtctggcagtcatttccgagatgtcattgatgtaggggagcgtggctagggtttctggacatgttttgtctgcttatttgcattagaacattatttcaatgagccgccagacaatgcagcacagaggaactacatagaacagaggaaaatcacttctacattgtattcaaaaagaacgggtacctaATGAACatagtccaccaatttctcagcaacaaaccccaaaaAGCAGGCAAAAcacgcccagaaaccctagccactctcccctacatcaaagatatctttgaaatgactgccagactactcagaccccttggcatcatggtagcccacaaacccaccaacacactaaaacagcagcaaacaaacttgaaagaccctatacagacaacaagcaaaactaatgtcatctacaaaataccttgcaagaactgtaacaaacaggccaaaaactagccaccaggatacatgaccacatgacccactctcactagtatccttacatatagatgagaaaggacaccccTTTTAGTGGGACAACACATccccatccgaggacaagccaaacagagacacgtatgagaattctagaagcatggcattccaaccagaactctatcaacaaacacattgaattggatcctatttaccacccccctgagaaaaagaacaggaaatgacatcactgtcagaaatgatgtcaccacaggaaatgacatcaccaaaccatgGAAACCCaaacacgtaaatagaaagcgggctacatcaccagtgcttcattcgaagactcactgacgatgttacctagtatgttgaagaaatgtctgaaaacgaaccttccagctcagcgagcaaaccgacatccagaacctcaatctgagctacaaatctcctcaaaactcactaatcttTAAAATCTGCACACAAAGGACAATGGGTAGTTTTATTTTCCGTTGGGTCAAGGAAATGAAGAGATACTATTCTATTCTGTGTTTTTAAAGTATAATTTGTCATCAAAGATTTGTTCCATGAATAGTACTTCCAATTATTTGTTACAGTAAGTGTCTTACAATATGAAAGCTTGATCCTTTCAGTTTGAATATTGTTTTCCAAGCATTGGTCTCCATGGGAAACTCCAAACTTTATAGTTATAAAACTATCAGTTTGTACCTGAACATCTCTGTTGTCTCTTGTGACTTACGATATATCCCCAAGGTAGACAGATGCATGAAAGCAGGCTGAGTGATTGAGCATGTGACATACAACTCATCCAGTGACTCAGTCTTGTGATCACTCACATTTCAATTTCAAACAGATCTGTACTTCTTTTGCACGTCAATATTTCAGCACGAGCCACAGAACAGTGTAAGGAATGTATTCAGAAATAATCTCTCGAGTTGAAGACACGAAGGGTTGTTTTTGAGTATGTTTCAATGCTTCATTTGACGTGTGGCTGTGGTGTAGTTCCCAGGACTCTGGCTCTTGTGGTTGAAGTTGGAGACTGTGCTGGGGGCAATGGGGAAAGAggctgcagcttttctccattgaaAGAGTGTGCAGCTTTAAGAGTGAACCAGCCCAGGTTCCTGTCTCCTCAAGACCCACCTTGCAGCCCATTACAAAGTGCTCTCAGGAATTAGTGCTCAACCAATGAGTATTGTGTGGAGGGAGCGGACTGCATTTGGAGAGAAGGATCATTTAaaatatcaaattttaaatttcatttaaatATCATTTAAATCAATGATTAAACCTTTTATTCTGTTACAGGTAGATCCCAGCAAGGAAGAATATTGGATTCATGTGCTCTCTGATGGCTGTCGGCTAGCCTTGCTGTGGAAGTATGGAGGCATCTATCTGGACACAGATACCATTTCACTCAAACCCTTGGAGTTCCAAAACTTCATTGTTGCACAGTCAGCAAACTATGCGAGTAACGGAATTTTGGGATTTAACCGTTCTCATCCCTTTTTGGAGAACTGCCTGACTGATTTTGTTGAGAAATATAatggagcagtttggggccaACAGGGTCCGACACTGATAACCAAAAACTTGCAGAAGTGGTGTGGGACTGATCTTCTCGATCAATTTCTTAACAAAGAATGCAAAGGGATTGGGTACGTGCCCAACTACTTGTTCTACCCAATCCCACACACAGATTGGAAACAGTATTTTGAAAAATACAGATGGAACAATAATAATGATGCTGTCGAAAAGGAATTCTCAAAGTCAAATGCAGTCCATGTCTGGAATTTTCTGAGTGGTCGTCAGAAATATGATATTAAAGGAAGCCAATCATTAATAGAATATTTCTACCAGAAATATTGTCCAAGCACATATGGAACTCTGTCAAATTAACGTTTATTTGAGTGATGATGTGTAAAATTTCTATTGAAAATTAATAATGGCAAAATTATTGTTAATCAAACTGATCATTGGCTGGTACCAAATGGTCCCAGTTGGCTCCACCTCATTGTACCTTTCCCTGTATCTTTCTGCTCTCTGTGAGGCAGCTGGGTCATGGTGAGGAACGGGTTTCCATGCAACTAGCTGTCCTATAGGAAGGTGGGAGAGATGTAGGGGGAAAATTGGGAACTGGGATTACTGCATTCGGATCAGGGATAATTAATCATTCATCCTCCATATTTTAAGATCCTAGGGATATTTCTGgaatcttttttctttctctcaatcATTGTGTTCCCCATCACCCTGTCTCTGGTTAGTGAGGGTTTTAATGTTAGTGATGCTGCCTATATGCACAATAATTTTATAGCTGACACTGAAAACGGAATCTGAAAGTCACTTTGATCTGATATATTCTTTGTAAGATATTTTTTGTAAGTATATTTTAATCATGTATATCTTGATCGTTTATTTTTGTTGAAATCATTCACAGTTTATTTCTGTTTCCTGATGGATCATAAAACTGATGTAAAAGTTTGATTCCTCCTTATGTACTTTGATTAATCTGTTAGAACAAGATAGATCTATTTTTAAATCGCTGCAGGGTTTCAATATTCTAGATGGAGTGTGTACATAAAAATCTCTGCTGATGATTTTGACACAGTAACCTGGTTTGGAAAGGGTTGAATTTGTTGTTGATTTTATTCACCTCTGTGCTGGATTAAGTGAGCAGGTTCGAGCTGAAAGTTAATATTTCCCACATGTTTTTCTTAAAGGGCAGTTCTCTGATGCAGCAATCACTGGGTGTTTCCCAGGGACCTTATGTTCCTGTCTGTCCCCTTCACTCCCAAACCACCACCAATCACACAATCTGGAAGATTTGGACTGAACACAGGACGTTCCTGCAGAGCTCTTGGGGGCCAGGGTCTGACTAATGTTCCTTGACTCTCCTCCATTACCCACTGAACTGGCGTTAAGGTGAAAAATACCAAAATAAGACAAGacaaacaacaacaacttgcatttatggaGAGATTCAACCAAATTAAAAACTGCACGAGGTTCTTCACTGGAGCAAAATCAAACAAACCTTGACACCAAACCCCATAAGGAGATATTAAGACCAGTccagaaagaaatagatttaaaCAAGTGTCTTCAAGGACCAGAGCCAgtaagagtgacagtgaggaataCTGCAGGAATTCCAGAGCAGCTAAAGGCTTGGTCTCCAATGGCAGGGCAGTTCCAATCAGAGACGTGGAAGAGGTCAGAAAGGATAAGCACGGATTCCCCGGAAGGTTTCGGTGCAGCAGGAGGTTGTAGTGGTACGGAGAGCAAAGCCATAGGGGAGTGAAAACAGAAGAAGTTCATTTTTAGGGGGTGCTGGACAAGAGACAGTGTAGGTCATTAAGCATGAGATTAGGGGGAGTGACAGTGACCTGACTGGGCCCTGGACCCCACTGTATCCATGTCCTTGTAATGATGTCCTGCAAGGAGGGGTAAGTAATCAAACACACTGTCTGTCCTATATCCATGGATACATCAGCCtggaggagtgggaaggggattACCATAGGGGACATTTCAACACTCTCAGCTTTGGAGGGACATATTGTCTGAGAAGACCAACTCTTCAGACAGAGCTGGGACCACTCACGTGTGATTGGACAGTGTCCAGGCCAACACCAGAACGTGGTGTCAGCAGTGCTCAATGGGAGAACTCCTGTCTCTGGATAATGATTATAGGCTTGAGCCCCTATCCCAGGGAATGAGTGTGTATTCCTGGCAGATGCTCCACATGGCCCTGAGggggtgcagcactgtcagagatgctgtctttTGGAAGAGATGTTAAACCACAGCACCAAGTATCGTCCCAGGTAGATGGCAAAGTTCCCCTGGAGCCATCTTGAAGAATGACAGGAGAGTTTCCCTTTGAAGCTTTGGTCAATGTTTGTTAGTGTAGGTAAATAGATATAGGAGGAGGAGCcggccatttgaccccttgacCCAAATCCTTCACATACCTCATTCATAAGTGAGTTTCCATCACATCTCACTTCTCCTGCATCCTTTCCCCTTTTCTATATCCCTTGATCTCTTTAATATGCAGAAATCCATTGAATTCTGCCTTGAATAGACACAATAACTGAGCTCGCAGGCAGGAAGTACCTGAAAGGATTAACTGACACCATGAGAAATGATTTACCCATCTCGTTATAAGGACCAGATCTTGGGTGGAGCGAACCATTTTTGTGCTatatttcagtttctgttcaatgcgAAGCAATGTACTTGCATGTTCTGGATCAGTTCCAGTCCAGTGCTAAACAATGTAGTGAagtgtaaagaaaacaaaatactgtgggtatgaaagatctgaaataaaatcagactgtgctggagaaacttctCCCCATCcgaagaaagcacatgcaatgtgcttTAGTGAtttgtttagattccctacagtgtggaaccaggcccttcggcccaaccagtccgcacagaccctctgaagagtaacccacccagacccattcccataccctgaCTCATGTACCTAACCTACAGGTCACTGAACACttgccaaatcacctaacctgcacatctttggactgtgggatgaaactggtgcacccagagcaaacccacacagacacggggagaatgtgcaaactccacacagacagtcgcccgaggccggaatggaacccaggtccttggtgctgtgaggcagcagtgctaaccacagagccaccgtgccgtcccagtggctctgacctcaataaacATGACGTGCTTCGAGGGGCTGGTCATGGcgcacatcaactccagtctcccagcctgcctctaTCCCCTACAATTCGCTTCCCGGTataacaggtccacagtggatgCTACATCCCTAaacctgcactcatccctggaacatttggacaacaaggacatctacatcagactcctgctcattgactgcaACTCTACCTTCAAGACCATTATCCCTTTCAgattgatctcaaaactctgagacatTGGTCTGGGCTCTGCcttttgcaactggatcctcagcttcccctcccacagaccacaatcagtgaagatagacaactgcacctcgtCCAAACTAACACTCTGCACTGGAGTCCtccaaggatgtgttctcagccccctactgtgccCCCTGtccacccatgactgtgttgccaaattctaaATGAATGCCACCTACACATTTACTGAAGACACCACCACAGAGGGAAGGATATCTAACAATGTCAAGTCAAAATACTGAAGGGAGATAGGGGCTAGGTGTCATGGTACAATGAGAACAATCTCTGTCTCAAcatcggcaaaactaaagaagtgatcattgacttcagaaagaaaggagaagaacATGCCCCCATCAACATCGACAGGACTGAGGGTGAGAGAGTGAAGAGTGTCATgttcctcagagtgacaataaccaacaacctgtcctggctTTCCCACATAGATGTGGCCGTCAAGAAGGcccaacaacacctct
Proteins encoded in this window:
- the LOC122555684 gene encoding alpha-1,4-N-acetylglucosaminyltransferase-like, with amino-acid sequence MMRSHKTFIIFLISVTVIVTHTLLNSSLNKRYFNLPDFRKKWQIYAGQLKWVLSGQVSPANTMIMKGPHPTTEPGIIFLQTSTELNPSPLVMCSIESAARLNPNKPVYFFMKAFTGNVSAYREPEYKGIPLLSSFKNVIILPLNPEELFNNTPLAGWYEKVDPSKEEYWIHVLSDGCRLALLWKYGGIYLDTDTISLKPLEFQNFIVAQSANYASNGILGFNRSHPFLENCLTDFVEKYNGAVWGQQGPTLITKNLQKWCGTDLLDQFLNKECKGIGYVPNYLFYPIPHTDWKQYFEKYRWNNNNDAVEKEFSKSNAVHVWNFLSGRQKYDIKGSQSLIEYFYQKYCPSTYGTLSN